One genomic segment of Peribacillus sp. FSL H8-0477 includes these proteins:
- a CDS encoding ABC transporter substrate-binding protein, whose translation MMKNTKWLIVLLLSVFFILAGCGNEETENKSDKGTETNTETAVNQELPYTITDDMGKEVTFEKVPEKVVSLQPSNTEILFALDAGDKVIGATEFDDYPAEAAKIERVSDSMTINAEKIIALKPDVVIAYTIGDMDTLKPLEDAGIKVFVIQSATSFEEVYSDINQIAQVMNVEEKGSELIKTIKKKITDVSDKVANVNKTAIYFEISPSPELYTAGNGTFQNEILEKAGIANIFDDQEGWPSVSEEEVIKRNPAVITTTVGYMEDPVGEIKSRKGWESIRAVTEGKIYQFDESMMSRPGPRIGDAVELAAKTIYPDVFK comes from the coding sequence ATGATGAAAAACACGAAATGGTTAATTGTACTTCTTCTCTCGGTCTTTTTTATTTTAGCAGGCTGCGGCAATGAAGAAACTGAAAATAAATCAGATAAAGGGACTGAAACCAACACTGAAACGGCAGTCAATCAGGAGTTACCGTATACGATAACAGATGATATGGGAAAAGAAGTAACGTTTGAAAAAGTTCCAGAAAAAGTAGTATCACTTCAGCCAAGCAATACCGAAATTCTATTTGCATTAGATGCCGGGGATAAAGTGATTGGAGCTACTGAATTTGATGATTACCCAGCTGAAGCAGCAAAAATCGAACGTGTATCTGATTCAATGACGATCAATGCTGAAAAGATTATCGCCCTGAAACCCGATGTTGTCATTGCCTATACAATCGGTGACATGGATACGTTAAAACCACTTGAAGATGCTGGAATAAAAGTATTCGTTATTCAATCTGCTACATCTTTTGAAGAGGTATACAGCGATATAAATCAAATAGCCCAAGTCATGAATGTAGAAGAAAAAGGCAGTGAATTAATAAAAACGATTAAAAAGAAGATTACCGATGTATCAGACAAAGTAGCAAACGTAAATAAAACTGCTATCTACTTTGAAATCAGTCCATCACCTGAATTATATACAGCTGGGAATGGAACATTTCAAAATGAAATTCTTGAAAAAGCGGGAATTGCGAATATCTTTGACGATCAAGAAGGATGGCCAAGTGTATCTGAAGAAGAAGTTATCAAGCGTAATCCAGCAGTTATCACAACAACCGTAGGTTATATGGAAGATCCGGTCGGTGAAATAAAATCCCGAAAAGGATGGGAGTCTATTAGAGCTGTTACGGAAGGGAAGATATATCAATTTGATGAAAGCATGATGAGCCGACCTGGACCGCGAATAGGGGACGCTGTTGAATTAGCTGCTAAAACTATTTATCCCGATGTATTTAAATAA
- a CDS encoding thiolase family protein: protein MKNVLIVDSVRTAVGRIGGSLRNVDVDFLAAKVIEEVINRTGVAKKDIDEVIMGQAKQSTDAPNLARLALLRAGLPIEVTGYTVHRQCGSGLQAIHNGAQQIMCGLSEIVIAGGAESMSGAPFYIRNGRYGFGVGNTEILDSNTESQPRAQPIEIYGNLTMGITAENLAEKYQISREEQDEFALRSQVLAQDAIEAGRFNSQIVPYEVKQRKHSFIFDKDEHPRETNMETLRKLKPVFKENGTVTAGNTSGRNDGAGAVLLMTDEAAQKFDLKPKAKVIAQAVAGVSPEIMGIGPAPATRKALKQAGLTLEDISLIELNEAFAAQSLAVIKELGLDLNRVNVNGGAIALGHPIGGSGAVLMTKLLHELERRGERYGLATFCIGGGLGITTIVENLQV, encoded by the coding sequence ATGAAAAATGTACTAATAGTTGATTCAGTTCGCACAGCTGTCGGCAGGATAGGCGGTAGTCTAAGGAATGTGGATGTTGATTTCTTAGCAGCAAAGGTGATAGAAGAAGTGATCAATCGAACAGGTGTGGCAAAAAAAGATATTGACGAAGTGATAATGGGGCAGGCAAAGCAAAGTACAGATGCTCCGAACTTAGCTCGTCTCGCCTTACTTAGAGCTGGATTACCTATCGAAGTAACCGGATATACGGTTCATCGCCAATGCGGTTCTGGATTACAAGCAATTCATAATGGTGCACAGCAAATTATGTGCGGGCTATCAGAGATTGTCATTGCTGGGGGAGCAGAAAGCATGAGCGGTGCGCCGTTTTATATCCGGAATGGACGATACGGATTTGGTGTAGGCAATACCGAGATTCTTGATTCTAATACGGAAAGTCAGCCTCGGGCCCAGCCAATCGAAATATATGGAAATCTTACGATGGGAATAACGGCGGAAAATTTGGCTGAAAAGTATCAGATATCACGGGAAGAGCAAGATGAATTTGCTTTACGGAGTCAAGTATTGGCACAAGATGCAATAGAAGCAGGGCGGTTTAATTCACAAATCGTTCCTTATGAAGTGAAGCAGCGAAAACACTCCTTTATATTCGATAAAGATGAACATCCAAGGGAAACAAATATGGAAACATTACGAAAGTTGAAACCAGTATTCAAGGAAAATGGTACGGTCACAGCGGGAAATACAAGCGGTCGAAATGACGGAGCAGGCGCTGTGTTATTAATGACAGACGAAGCAGCCCAAAAGTTTGATTTGAAACCAAAGGCTAAAGTCATTGCCCAAGCTGTTGCGGGTGTCTCCCCAGAAATCATGGGAATCGGTCCTGCACCTGCAACGAGAAAAGCCTTAAAGCAGGCTGGGTTAACACTTGAAGATATTTCGTTGATTGAGTTGAATGAAGCGTTTGCCGCACAATCTCTCGCAGTCATTAAGGAGCTCGGTCTTGACTTGAATCGAGTCAACGTTAATGGAGGTGCCATTGCTCTAGGCCATCCAATCGGCGGGTCGGGTGCGGTATTAATGACGAAGCTGCTTCATGAATTGGAACGCAGAGGCGAAAGATACGGTTTGGCTACATTCTGTATTGGCGGCGGTCTTGGAATTACAACGATTGTTGAAAATCTGCAAGTTTAA
- a CDS encoding acyl-CoA dehydrogenase family protein, translating into MAQLVEEKNTFHQELRQSVRSVCQKFPDAYWRELDANHAYPEEFVHALTKAGFLAALIPEEYGGSGLGITEASIILEEVNRSGGNAGACHAQMYTMGTLLRHGSKEQKEKYLPKIADGTLRLQAFGVTEPNTGTDTTKLKTVAVKKGDKYIVNGQKVFISRTEYSDLMILLVRTTPLEQVEKKTQGISVLLVDLNEAVGNGLTIKPIKTMMNHATTELFIENLEVPVENLIGEEGKGFSYILDGMNAERILIAAECIGDGRWFIERAANYAKDRVVFNRPIGQNQGIQFPIARSHINLEAADLMRFQAAALFDSGKSCGAEANMSKLLAADASWEAANACLQTHGGFGFAEEYDVERKFRETRLYQVAPISTNLILSYVAEHVLKLPRSY; encoded by the coding sequence ATGGCTCAACTAGTTGAAGAAAAAAATACCTTTCACCAAGAGCTTAGACAAAGTGTGCGTTCTGTCTGTCAAAAATTCCCGGACGCCTATTGGCGAGAGCTGGATGCAAATCATGCTTACCCAGAAGAATTCGTTCATGCACTCACAAAGGCCGGTTTCCTTGCAGCACTGATTCCTGAGGAATACGGCGGATCTGGTCTTGGGATTACTGAGGCCTCAATTATACTCGAGGAAGTAAATCGATCGGGTGGAAATGCCGGTGCATGTCATGCACAAATGTATACGATGGGAACACTGCTGCGGCATGGTTCAAAGGAACAAAAGGAAAAATATCTTCCGAAGATTGCTGATGGGACGTTAAGACTTCAAGCCTTTGGCGTAACCGAACCGAATACAGGTACCGATACAACGAAGTTAAAAACGGTGGCAGTCAAGAAGGGGGATAAGTACATTGTAAATGGTCAAAAAGTATTCATATCAAGAACTGAATATTCGGATTTGATGATTCTCCTTGTGCGGACAACACCTCTTGAACAGGTTGAAAAAAAGACACAGGGCATTTCCGTTCTATTAGTAGATTTAAATGAAGCGGTCGGCAATGGGCTGACGATTAAACCGATTAAAACAATGATGAATCATGCGACAACGGAATTATTTATCGAAAATCTGGAGGTTCCGGTTGAGAATTTAATTGGTGAAGAAGGCAAAGGCTTCTCCTACATTCTTGACGGAATGAATGCCGAACGGATCTTAATTGCCGCTGAATGCATTGGCGATGGCCGCTGGTTTATCGAACGCGCAGCGAATTATGCGAAGGATCGAGTAGTATTCAATCGTCCAATCGGACAAAACCAAGGCATTCAGTTCCCCATTGCTCGTTCACATATTAATCTTGAAGCAGCTGATTTAATGCGCTTTCAAGCAGCCGCCTTATTTGATTCAGGAAAAAGCTGTGGAGCAGAAGCTAATATGAGTAAACTGCTAGCAGCGGATGCTTCTTGGGAAGCGGCAAATGCCTGCTTACAGACACACGGCGGCTTTGGATTTGCGGAGGAATATGATGTCGAGCGAAAGTTTAGAGAAACTAGATTATATCAAGTAGCGCCTATTTCCACGAATCTTATTTTGTCCTATGTCGCTGAGCATGTGCTCAAGCTGCCACGATCCTATTAA
- a CDS encoding acyl-CoA dehydrogenase family protein: MDFKVDAELEEMRKNIRHFIDHTVDPLGDQIEREDDIPEHIMKMSKEIGLFGLSIPEEYGGLGIGMVGKCVMYEEIGRTHNGYTTVIGCHTGIGSVGIVEMGTEAQKQKYLPRMATGEWTGAFALTEPSAGSNATALKTTAVKKGDKYIINGSKHYITNAPIADVFTVMAITDQTKGAKGITSFIVEKGTKGLIIGKTEEKMGLRGSHSSEVFFEDCEVPVVNVLGVEGQGYVNALKILANGRAGLAARNLGSSQKLLELSLKYAHERVQFGKPIVEQQIIQHYLAEMALDIEALRSMTYRVAWMVDEGMNVIKEAAMIKLLGSEIYNRIADKAVQIHGGLGYIKEYPIERYYRDARITKIYEGTSEIQKNIIAGQLMKQYAASHSVNA, from the coding sequence ATGGATTTTAAGGTAGATGCCGAGTTGGAAGAGATGAGAAAAAATATCCGCCATTTTATTGATCACACGGTTGATCCTTTAGGAGATCAAATTGAGCGGGAAGATGACATTCCTGAACACATTATGAAAATGAGTAAGGAAATTGGTTTGTTTGGTCTAAGTATTCCAGAAGAATATGGCGGGCTTGGGATTGGCATGGTCGGTAAATGTGTGATGTATGAGGAAATCGGCCGGACACATAATGGCTATACAACGGTCATCGGCTGTCATACGGGTATTGGCTCGGTGGGCATTGTGGAAATGGGAACAGAAGCTCAAAAGCAGAAATACCTTCCTCGTATGGCAACGGGAGAATGGACGGGAGCTTTTGCCTTAACTGAGCCAAGTGCCGGATCAAATGCAACCGCTTTAAAAACGACAGCTGTCAAAAAAGGCGATAAATATATCATAAATGGTTCTAAACATTATATAACCAATGCCCCAATCGCAGATGTATTTACGGTTATGGCGATTACGGATCAGACAAAGGGAGCTAAAGGGATTACCTCTTTTATTGTTGAAAAAGGCACCAAGGGACTGATTATTGGGAAAACAGAGGAAAAAATGGGATTGCGTGGTTCTCATTCATCGGAGGTTTTTTTCGAAGATTGTGAGGTTCCGGTTGTAAATGTTCTCGGAGTTGAAGGACAAGGGTACGTTAATGCACTAAAAATCCTGGCAAATGGTCGTGCTGGACTGGCAGCTAGAAATCTAGGATCCAGCCAAAAGCTGCTGGAACTTTCGCTGAAATACGCCCATGAACGTGTCCAATTTGGTAAGCCAATTGTTGAACAGCAAATCATTCAGCACTACCTTGCGGAAATGGCACTTGATATTGAAGCGCTTCGGTCTATGACCTATCGAGTTGCATGGATGGTGGACGAAGGGATGAATGTGATCAAGGAAGCAGCAATGATTAAACTGCTGGGTTCAGAAATATATAACCGGATTGCGGATAAGGCTGTTCAGATCCATGGCGGACTTGGATATATCAAAGAATACCCAATTGAGAGGTATTACCGTGATGCCCGAATTACGAAAATTTATGAAGGAACATCCGAAATTCAAAAAAATATTATTGCCGGTCAGTTAATGAAACAATACGCTGCCAGTCATTCTGTGAATGCCTAA
- a CDS encoding enoyl-CoA hydratase/isomerase family protein yields MTYSQVKVSTKNGICLVKLNRPDIRNALVMEMREELIDLFTGMAADESVKVVILTGEGKAFSAGGDLRTLQNVTSEAGRKRLQIGHRLIESIMSLEKPVIAAVNGAAAGAGTSIALACDVILASDSAFFVQSFIKVGLVPDLGSAYLLPRLVGRQRSLEMMLFGERITADQAKQMGLVNKVSEHKQLLTDAYEMAEKLAAGPGMAMGLTKKLVNRGIDGSLQELFALEGLAQGLCFESADFTEGVNAFFEKRDPAFTS; encoded by the coding sequence TTGACCTATAGCCAGGTAAAAGTCAGCACTAAAAATGGAATATGCCTTGTTAAACTGAATCGGCCCGACATTAGAAATGCACTAGTGATGGAGATGCGTGAAGAATTAATAGACTTGTTTACGGGAATGGCTGCTGACGAATCCGTGAAAGTTGTGATTCTAACTGGTGAAGGAAAGGCTTTTTCAGCTGGAGGAGATCTTCGTACATTACAAAATGTGACCTCTGAGGCGGGAAGGAAAAGGCTTCAAATTGGACATAGGTTGATTGAGTCCATTATGAGTTTAGAAAAGCCAGTGATAGCCGCCGTTAATGGAGCTGCAGCTGGGGCTGGGACGAGTATTGCCCTTGCATGTGATGTGATTCTTGCATCAGATTCCGCTTTTTTCGTCCAAAGCTTTATAAAGGTTGGCTTAGTCCCAGATTTAGGTTCCGCTTATTTACTGCCGCGATTGGTTGGCCGTCAGCGGTCATTAGAAATGATGCTTTTTGGTGAAAGAATAACGGCTGATCAGGCAAAGCAAATGGGGTTAGTTAATAAAGTGAGTGAGCATAAGCAGTTGCTTACGGATGCATATGAAATGGCTGAAAAGCTTGCTGCAGGACCAGGCATGGCCATGGGACTAACAAAAAAACTGGTTAACCGTGGGATAGATGGAAGTCTTCAAGAGCTGTTTGCATTAGAAGGTTTAGCACAAGGTTTATGCTTCGAATCAGCTGACTTTACCGAAGGAGTCAACGCATTTTTTGAAAAACGAGATCCGGCGTTTACTTCTTAA
- a CDS encoding collagen-like triple helix repeat-containing protein, with translation MSQPNIPNISPAITLTRDDAINLLLASIAMEELGLAHIINAEGEKIQYALGTIPGLTPASTLANILEVNESVQDTLSLAVKKEMLLNSKLKQVTQISSSTGATGITGPTGPTGATGSTGPTGPTGATGITGPTGPTGAGPTGATGGGDFIETLKIGDIDNLIPFNAGSGNNQAIGALAFNGQQTTISRLAAYVTQIGVGSGVFQMAVLEPDSPTQATVIAVTTVANAITAGLFILPLTAPVTLSGDKVYYLAVYNQVNGSTIGGRITGTLTVVEASPINFRSQNLPELAIGQTINTSDVSLLSSPYVAGLA, from the coding sequence TTGTCGCAACCAAATATACCTAATATTTCGCCTGCTATCACCCTTACTAGGGACGACGCTATTAACTTGCTCTTAGCATCCATTGCGATGGAAGAATTAGGCCTCGCCCATATCATTAATGCAGAAGGAGAAAAAATCCAATATGCACTAGGTACCATACCTGGCTTAACTCCTGCATCTACATTAGCGAATATATTAGAAGTAAATGAAAGCGTGCAAGATACCCTCAGTCTGGCCGTGAAAAAGGAAATGTTATTAAACAGTAAATTAAAACAAGTGACTCAAATCTCCTCTTCTACAGGAGCAACGGGTATAACCGGACCCACAGGGCCTACAGGAGCGACGGGTTCAACCGGACCCACAGGGCCTACAGGAGCGACAGGCATAACAGGACCCACAGGACCTACAGGAGCTGGACCTACAGGAGCAACCGGTGGTGGTGATTTCATTGAAACGCTGAAGATAGGGGATATTGATAATTTAATTCCTTTTAACGCTGGTAGTGGAAACAACCAAGCCATAGGGGCCTTAGCTTTTAATGGCCAACAAACAACCATAAGTAGACTGGCTGCTTACGTTACTCAAATAGGCGTTGGTTCAGGTGTTTTTCAAATGGCTGTTCTAGAACCAGACAGTCCGACACAAGCTACAGTAATTGCGGTGACTACTGTTGCAAACGCTATAACAGCAGGTCTATTCATCTTACCTCTAACTGCACCTGTTACGCTTTCCGGGGATAAAGTTTATTATCTTGCTGTATACAATCAAGTGAATGGTTCAACTATAGGTGGTCGAATTACAGGGACATTAACAGTAGTGGAGGCTTCCCCCATCAACTTTAGATCACAAAACCTTCCGGAATTAGCAATTGGTCAGACTATAAATACAAGTGATGTGAGTTTACTTTCATCGCCTTACGTTGCAGGGTTGGCCTAG
- a CDS encoding IclR family transcriptional regulator yields MMGEKKHEKRKYSVPAVENAFAILRLLSRKRFKESTLTEIANALSLSPATCFRILQYLEESAIVRYEKDKKRYTLGPYLVVLGERAKEHLDYLSIVKPYLESLTKETGLTSVLVNRVGKEKLTFVLKVEGEDYGVHVSIGRHFSIIDGSYGMCFLAYMDKEERDGYLKRGIGVKSSNQQDNELFEEDFEKVRNDGYYITYGEFIKGIFGIAAPIFNGANQVEMAIALVGSIAQFEKAELLEKGIITKNVAHEITRKITI; encoded by the coding sequence ATGATGGGAGAAAAAAAACATGAAAAACGCAAATATTCGGTCCCTGCAGTTGAAAACGCCTTCGCAATCTTAAGACTGCTGAGCCGCAAGCGTTTTAAGGAAAGTACGTTGACTGAAATTGCGAATGCCTTGTCGCTCAGCCCTGCCACTTGCTTTCGAATCTTGCAGTATCTTGAAGAATCGGCTATTGTCCGGTATGAAAAGGATAAAAAGAGATATACGCTTGGGCCTTATTTAGTTGTGCTAGGTGAAAGAGCCAAAGAGCACTTGGATTATCTGTCTATTGTGAAACCGTATCTAGAAAGCTTAACTAAAGAAACGGGGTTAACTTCAGTTCTTGTTAATCGCGTGGGAAAGGAAAAGCTGACCTTTGTCTTAAAAGTCGAAGGGGAGGATTATGGTGTACATGTTTCCATCGGACGACATTTTTCGATTATCGACGGTTCGTATGGCATGTGTTTTCTCGCATACATGGATAAAGAAGAGCGGGATGGTTATTTAAAAAGAGGAATCGGTGTAAAGTCCTCTAACCAGCAAGATAATGAATTGTTTGAGGAAGACTTTGAGAAAGTCCGGAATGATGGCTATTACATAACATACGGGGAATTTATTAAAGGGATATTTGGAATTGCCGCCCCAATATTCAATGGAGCAAACCAAGTAGAGATGGCGATAGCCCTTGTCGGTTCAATTGCACAGTTTGAGAAAGCGGAACTGTTGGAAAAAGGGATAATAACCAAGAACGTTGCACACGAGATTACTAGAAAGATAACTATTTAA
- a CDS encoding enoyl-CoA hydratase/isomerase family protein, which translates to MSFVHFSRTGIDGKIAEIVLDRPEARNAFHTEMAKELLEICRQIAKSDARVVLLSSSNSKAFCSGADLKERNQLKEDEWRTQHTLFEEMFDQLADLKQPTIAVVDGYALAGGFELVLNCDFIVAAKTATFGLPEVTRGIMPGGGGSRLLSKRIGLHVAKEWLCTGCFVTAESANRAGLLNRLTRSENLQQQALELAESIAANAPLAVQSCKASANELYGMPTLEARKQELIHYNVCIDTEDRIEGVKAFVEKRDPRFVGK; encoded by the coding sequence ATGTCATTTGTTCATTTTTCACGAACAGGAATAGACGGAAAAATTGCTGAAATTGTCCTCGATCGGCCAGAAGCTAGAAATGCATTTCATACAGAAATGGCAAAAGAACTTTTGGAGATTTGCCGGCAGATAGCCAAAAGTGATGCCCGAGTGGTCCTGCTGTCATCATCTAATTCAAAAGCATTTTGCTCAGGGGCTGATTTGAAAGAACGGAATCAATTAAAGGAAGATGAGTGGAGGACCCAGCATACGCTGTTTGAAGAAATGTTCGATCAATTAGCTGACCTCAAACAACCTACTATCGCAGTCGTAGATGGATATGCCCTTGCTGGCGGATTTGAACTGGTGTTGAACTGTGATTTTATTGTGGCCGCGAAAACAGCCACATTTGGTTTACCTGAGGTCACACGCGGCATTATGCCCGGAGGAGGCGGTTCGAGATTGTTGTCAAAACGAATTGGCTTGCATGTAGCAAAAGAATGGCTCTGTACAGGTTGTTTTGTCACTGCAGAATCCGCCAATCGAGCCGGATTGTTGAATCGACTAACCAGGTCAGAAAACCTTCAACAGCAAGCACTCGAGCTTGCCGAAAGTATAGCCGCTAATGCCCCGCTTGCTGTGCAGAGCTGTAAGGCTTCGGCAAATGAATTGTATGGGATGCCGACACTTGAAGCAAGGAAGCAAGAGTTGATTCATTATAATGTCTGTATTGATACCGAGGATCGCATCGAAGGGGTAAAGGCATTTGTAGAAAAACGCGACCCCCGTTTTGTTGGAAAATAA
- a CDS encoding CaiB/BaiF CoA transferase family protein yields MGALTGITVLDLSRLLPGPYCSLLLADYGAEVIKIEEPELGDYIRWGKPAIEGIGSRHLTINRNKKSVTLNLKKKEGQSIFKRMAEKADVILESFRPGVMERLGISYQEIAEINPGIVYCSLTGYGQTGPYRHLPGHDMNYIGYSGILGMIGEKGGKPVVPGVQISDIGGGALMALSGIMMALFHKERTGKGQYVDVSMMDGSVSWLYASASEYFASGEVPARGNTRLSGKYACYDVYETSDGKYLSVGALEEKFWKNICQLVDKPVWIALQNGDEQSQDQLREEVSNLFMSRSQAEWLNLLQYEDTCVGPVYDLDEAFSDPQLLEREMLIEMNHPVAGRIKQLGFPIKFSTTPGELYAPSPQLGEHTEEILARFKYSSESIEKFREDGVIGKKLT; encoded by the coding sequence ATGGGAGCTTTAACTGGAATAACGGTACTTGATTTATCCCGGCTGCTGCCTGGACCTTACTGTTCGTTACTGTTAGCCGATTACGGGGCAGAAGTAATAAAAATTGAAGAGCCTGAGCTTGGCGATTATATCCGCTGGGGGAAACCAGCAATTGAGGGAATAGGTTCAAGGCATTTGACGATTAATCGAAACAAAAAAAGTGTCACACTAAATTTAAAGAAAAAGGAAGGCCAGTCTATTTTTAAAAGAATGGCAGAAAAAGCGGATGTCATTCTTGAAAGCTTTCGACCAGGGGTAATGGAGCGATTAGGGATCTCCTATCAGGAAATTGCAGAAATTAATCCGGGTATCGTGTACTGTTCATTAACGGGCTATGGACAAACTGGTCCCTACCGTCATTTGCCAGGACATGATATGAATTATATCGGCTATAGCGGGATTTTGGGAATGATTGGTGAAAAAGGGGGCAAGCCAGTTGTTCCTGGCGTTCAAATTTCCGATATTGGCGGAGGGGCTTTGATGGCCCTTTCTGGTATTATGATGGCTTTGTTTCATAAAGAACGGACGGGCAAAGGGCAATATGTTGATGTATCAATGATGGACGGTTCGGTTTCCTGGTTGTATGCTTCTGCATCCGAGTATTTTGCTTCTGGAGAGGTACCTGCACGCGGGAATACACGATTATCAGGTAAATATGCCTGTTATGATGTCTATGAAACCAGCGATGGGAAATATCTTTCAGTGGGGGCACTAGAAGAGAAATTTTGGAAAAATATTTGTCAATTGGTTGATAAACCAGTTTGGATTGCGTTACAAAATGGAGATGAACAGAGTCAGGATCAATTACGAGAAGAAGTGTCCAATCTATTCATGTCAAGAAGTCAGGCCGAGTGGTTAAATCTACTTCAATATGAAGATACTTGCGTGGGGCCTGTTTATGATCTTGATGAAGCGTTCTCTGACCCACAATTGCTTGAACGAGAAATGCTGATTGAAATGAATCATCCTGTAGCAGGAAGGATTAAACAACTTGGTTTTCCAATAAAGTTTTCGACGACGCCTGGTGAGCTTTATGCACCTTCACCACAGTTGGGTGAGCATACGGAAGAGATTCTTGCCCGCTTTAAATACTCTTCCGAAAGCATTGAGAAATTCCGTGAGGATGGCGTGATAGGGAAAAAATTAACCTAA
- a CDS encoding MBL fold metallo-hydrolase translates to MNHYICETCGVQYECSNEVPEECMICGEERQYISSKGQTWTTLDKMIEEGAYKNTILVEEEHLYSINTHPGFGIGQTAYLIKEKQFNLLWDCITYLDQTTIRHIEDLGGIDAIALSHPHYYSSQVEWAEAFNSPIYIHEDDREWVTRPSEHIIFWSGESFELQEGIILQRIGGHFKGGTILEWKNGNSQKGVLLTGDIIRVVADREWVSFMYSYPNFIPLPSNNVERISRRIRECKFDKLYDAFNRVIKEEAKHRVQKSASRYIEAVNGTLFTT, encoded by the coding sequence TTGAATCATTATATTTGTGAGACTTGTGGGGTTCAGTATGAATGCTCTAATGAAGTACCTGAAGAATGTATGATTTGCGGGGAGGAAAGACAGTATATTAGTTCGAAAGGCCAGACTTGGACAACCTTGGATAAGATGATCGAAGAGGGTGCATATAAGAATACAATTCTTGTGGAAGAAGAACACTTATATAGCATAAACACTCATCCAGGTTTTGGAATTGGACAAACGGCTTATCTGATAAAAGAGAAGCAGTTTAATTTATTGTGGGATTGTATAACCTATCTTGACCAAACGACGATAAGACATATTGAAGATTTAGGTGGAATTGATGCGATAGCTTTATCTCATCCTCATTATTATTCTAGTCAAGTAGAGTGGGCTGAAGCTTTTAACAGCCCCATTTATATTCATGAAGATGATAGAGAATGGGTGACGAGACCCAGTGAACATATCATTTTTTGGTCTGGTGAGTCATTTGAATTGCAAGAGGGTATCATCCTGCAGCGAATAGGAGGTCATTTTAAGGGAGGTACAATTTTGGAATGGAAAAATGGAAATAGTCAGAAGGGAGTTTTATTAACAGGGGATATTATTCGAGTTGTAGCTGACCGGGAATGGGTAAGTTTTATGTACAGTTATCCGAATTTTATTCCCCTTCCAAGTAATAATGTAGAAAGGATTTCACGCAGAATAAGAGAATGCAAATTTGATAAATTATATGACGCATTCAATCGTGTGATTAAAGAAGAGGCCAAGCATAGAGTACAAAAGTCGGCATCACGATATATAGAAGCAGTAAACGGAACGTTATTTACGACATAA
- a CDS encoding DUF6946 family protein has translation MEIKSGSGQVITSLNDWFRHSPPAAGERHWKEGRSAKELAKYWMKNGELIVVPNELQSLFNSNPVTSELLVESVIPECTTKLDNFGKGRMHDLLLIGKKDECSIVISIEAKADETFGPTIAERHRNNSVNSKIDERINLLSKQLFLDVNIESLRYQLLHGIAGTLLEAKKQKADFAVFVVQEFTTPLTNPKKQQKNSADLNLFISTLVNEPVNLKEGFGCRWEMKKPMNRHCFLEKLEPK, from the coding sequence ATGGAGATCAAAAGTGGCTCTGGACAAGTAATTACTTCACTGAATGATTGGTTTAGGCATTCTCCACCGGCTGCAGGTGAGCGGCACTGGAAGGAGGGAAGAAGCGCGAAAGAATTGGCGAAATACTGGATGAAAAATGGGGAATTAATCGTTGTTCCTAATGAACTGCAGTCTCTATTTAACAGCAATCCCGTAACCAGTGAGTTGTTGGTTGAATCGGTTATTCCTGAATGTACAACAAAGTTAGATAATTTTGGAAAAGGAAGAATGCACGATTTATTATTGATTGGGAAAAAGGATGAATGTTCAATTGTTATCTCTATAGAGGCCAAGGCTGATGAAACCTTTGGGCCTACGATAGCCGAACGCCACAGAAATAATTCAGTAAATTCTAAAATTGACGAGCGTATAAACCTTCTTTCGAAACAATTATTTTTGGATGTGAATATTGAATCATTAAGGTACCAGCTGCTGCACGGAATAGCTGGTACCCTGCTTGAGGCAAAGAAGCAAAAAGCAGATTTTGCTGTGTTTGTTGTTCAGGAGTTTACTACCCCACTTACAAATCCAAAAAAACAGCAAAAAAATTCAGCTGATTTGAACCTGTTTATCAGCACACTAGTTAATGAGCCTGTAAATTTAAAGGAGGGATTCGGGTGCCGGTGGGAAATGAAGAAGCCAATGAACCGTCACTGTTTTTTGGAAAAATTAGAACCGAAGTGA